Proteins from one Arthrobacter sp. DNA4 genomic window:
- a CDS encoding alpha-E domain-containing protein, with protein MLSRIAESLFWIGRYVERADGTARILDVHLERLNHLPMEERKSVAQELLAVMGAKPQSEDFGLPELLHALAYDKTSATSIAGSLGAARENARRARETVSSGLWESLNTTYYGLSQHRKDVVGTYRFCNWTLERTAMVSGLADTTVSHDESWLFLVLGRSLERADMTARMLSTRDVLSAGMSWVNMLRCAGAYESFLRTRRAAFGDQHAAEFLLLDRLFPRSIVYALRDADECLAKLDPSAQRVGFINDARRIVGQARTFLEFHRTDDLMSELPEHMERVQKAVSQASDAISRKYFNQADELAWVGEVS; from the coding sequence TAGCCGTATTGCCGAGTCCCTGTTTTGGATCGGCCGCTATGTGGAGCGGGCGGACGGTACCGCCCGCATTTTGGATGTCCACCTGGAACGCCTGAACCACCTCCCCATGGAGGAGCGGAAGAGCGTGGCACAGGAACTCCTGGCCGTCATGGGCGCCAAGCCGCAGAGCGAGGATTTCGGTCTGCCGGAACTGCTCCACGCCCTGGCCTATGACAAGACCAGCGCCACGTCCATTGCCGGTTCCTTGGGTGCCGCCCGCGAGAACGCCCGCCGTGCACGCGAGACCGTGTCCTCCGGGCTGTGGGAAAGCCTGAACACCACCTACTACGGGCTGAGCCAGCACCGCAAGGACGTGGTGGGCACCTACCGTTTCTGCAACTGGACCCTGGAGCGCACCGCAATGGTCAGCGGCCTTGCCGACACCACCGTGAGCCATGACGAGAGCTGGCTCTTCCTGGTCCTTGGCCGTTCGCTGGAGCGTGCCGACATGACGGCGCGGATGCTCTCCACCCGGGACGTCCTCTCCGCAGGCATGTCCTGGGTGAACATGCTCCGGTGCGCCGGCGCATACGAATCCTTCCTCCGCACCCGCCGCGCTGCGTTCGGAGACCAGCACGCTGCAGAGTTCCTGCTCCTGGACCGGCTGTTCCCGCGGTCCATCGTCTATGCCCTGCGGGACGCGGACGAGTGCCTGGCCAAACTTGACCCGTCCGCCCAGCGCGTGGGTTTCATCAACGATGCCCGCCGCATCGTGGGCCAGGCCCGGACCTTCCTTGAGTTCCACCGCACGGATGACCTCATGTCCGAACTGCCGGAGCACATGGAGCGGGTGCAGAAGGCGGTGTCCCAGGCCTCGGACGCCATTTCCCGTAAGTACTTCAATCAGGCGGACGAACTTGCCTGGGTGGGAGAAGTGTCATGA
- a CDS encoding transglutaminase family protein, with protein MTRLSIVHRTAYKYNKRVTLSYNEARMTPLTDSQQVVLESVVKVSPSQAAVSTYRDYWGTRVTAFDMQMPHENLEVVSNITVEVHRAEKIPAEADIVGWDELASPETLDAFSDWLPQSRLSGPGDEVLGIIPGVVAGKNPHEAAMAVFAWMRGEMTYMSGSTAVTTNAEEAWGQRQGVCQDLAHLAIGALRSCGIPARYVSGYLHPRSSAGIGETVAGQSHAWLEWWDGDWRSWDPTNHKPAGDFHVTVARGRDYRDVSPLKGILSGGGGSALKVSVEITQLA; from the coding sequence ATGACCCGGTTGAGCATCGTCCACAGGACGGCCTACAAGTACAACAAGCGGGTGACGCTGTCCTATAACGAGGCACGGATGACGCCGCTGACGGATTCACAGCAGGTGGTCCTGGAGTCCGTGGTGAAGGTCTCCCCGTCGCAGGCTGCCGTGAGCACCTACCGCGACTACTGGGGGACCAGGGTCACGGCCTTTGACATGCAGATGCCGCACGAAAACCTCGAGGTGGTCTCCAACATCACCGTCGAGGTGCACCGGGCTGAGAAGATCCCCGCCGAGGCAGACATCGTGGGCTGGGATGAACTGGCGTCGCCGGAGACGCTTGACGCGTTCAGCGACTGGCTGCCGCAGTCCCGGCTGAGCGGCCCGGGGGACGAGGTCCTGGGCATCATCCCCGGCGTCGTGGCAGGGAAGAATCCGCACGAAGCTGCCATGGCGGTCTTCGCCTGGATGCGCGGGGAGATGACGTACATGTCCGGCTCCACTGCCGTCACCACCAACGCGGAGGAAGCCTGGGGCCAGCGCCAGGGGGTGTGCCAGGACCTGGCGCACCTGGCCATCGGTGCACTGCGCAGCTGTGGCATTCCGGCGCGCTACGTCTCCGGCTACCTGCACCCGCGCTCCAGCGCCGGAATCGGTGAGACCGTGGCCGGGCAGTCGCACGCATGGCTGGAATGGTGGGACGGGGACTGGCGGAGCTGGGACCCCACCAACCACAAACCCGCCGGTGACTTCCATGTCACGGTGGCCAGGGGCCGCGACTATCGCGACGTGTCCCCGCTGAAGGGCATCCTGTCCGGCGGCGGCGGCTCCGCCCTGAAAGTCAGCGTGGAGATCACCCAACTCGCCTGA
- a CDS encoding pyridoxamine 5'-phosphate oxidase family protein, which yields MSNESSTQVQNLEHHECWALLRTVSVGRLAVLVEGRPDIFPVNFTVDGGTLVFRTSQGTKLSAASGDAPVAVEADGVDPDTGLAWSVVIKGTAALVKSTEEVLETSRLYLFPWQAGRKDAFVRISPDSVTGRRFKVTDPMTWWTQISSSARSASE from the coding sequence ATGAGCAACGAGTCATCCACCCAAGTGCAGAATCTCGAACACCACGAATGCTGGGCGTTGCTGCGGACGGTGTCCGTGGGCAGGCTGGCGGTCCTCGTGGAGGGCCGGCCGGACATCTTCCCGGTCAACTTCACCGTGGACGGCGGCACGCTGGTGTTCCGCACCAGCCAGGGAACCAAGCTGTCGGCGGCCTCCGGGGATGCCCCGGTGGCGGTGGAGGCGGACGGAGTGGACCCTGACACGGGGCTGGCATGGAGCGTGGTCATCAAGGGCACCGCTGCCCTGGTCAAGAGCACTGAGGAAGTGCTGGAGACTTCCCGCCTGTACCTCTTCCCCTGGCAGGCGGGACGGAAGGACGCGTTTGTGCGCATCTCCCCGGACAGTGTCACGGGCCGCCGCTTCAAGGTCACCGACCCGATGACGTGGTGGACGCAGATCAGCAGTTCCGCCAGGTCGGCATCGGAATAG
- a CDS encoding SDR family NAD(P)-dependent oxidoreductase: MSSPDLTPEDIQACLKVLNTIHAYDEEHPDYVAVRRATGKMFKAVKRHRRVTKRDSIADADRAVIAQTATAAPDRIDDETRGNKLAPSATGKIDGHLIRSRPCYICKQHYTQVDAFYHQLCPECAAFSHSKRDARTDLTGRRALLTGGRAKIGMYIALRLLRDGAHTTITTRFPKDAARRFAAMEDSGDWLHRLRIVGIDLRDPAQVMALTDSLDKAGPLDIIINNAAQTVRRSGNAYKPLVDAEDEQLPAALEQANGGPELLTFGHAHDKHPLALAGSVTEHPVLVSDAITSLALSTGSASLERIASGTAIDAGGLVPDLATINSWTQVLDEVDPLEMLEVQLCNVTAPFLLVSRLRGAMKRSTARRKYIVNVSAMEGQFSRAYKGPGHPHTNMAKAALNMMTRTSAQEMLDTDGILMTAVDTGWITDERPHFTKVRLMEEGFHAPLDLVDGAARVYDPIVMGEKGEDQYGVFLKDYKPSPW, encoded by the coding sequence ATGAGCTCCCCCGATCTGACCCCTGAGGACATCCAGGCCTGCCTCAAGGTCCTGAACACCATCCACGCGTACGACGAGGAGCACCCGGACTACGTCGCGGTGCGCCGTGCGACCGGAAAAATGTTCAAGGCGGTCAAGCGCCACCGCAGGGTCACCAAGCGCGATTCAATCGCCGATGCCGACCGGGCCGTGATTGCCCAGACAGCCACGGCCGCCCCGGACCGGATCGACGACGAGACCCGCGGCAACAAGCTCGCGCCGTCCGCCACCGGGAAGATCGACGGCCACCTCATCCGGTCCCGTCCCTGCTACATCTGCAAGCAGCACTACACCCAGGTGGACGCCTTCTACCACCAGCTGTGCCCGGAATGCGCGGCCTTCAGCCACAGCAAGCGTGATGCCCGGACCGATCTCACCGGCCGCAGGGCCCTGCTCACCGGCGGGCGGGCCAAGATCGGGATGTACATCGCCCTCCGGCTGCTGCGGGACGGTGCGCACACCACCATCACCACCCGGTTCCCCAAGGACGCGGCCCGGCGCTTCGCGGCGATGGAAGACAGCGGGGACTGGCTGCACCGGCTCCGTATTGTGGGAATCGACCTCCGCGATCCTGCCCAGGTCATGGCCCTGACTGACTCCCTGGATAAGGCCGGACCGCTGGACATCATCATCAACAACGCGGCCCAGACCGTGCGCCGGTCCGGCAACGCCTACAAGCCGCTGGTGGACGCAGAGGACGAGCAGCTTCCGGCGGCCCTGGAGCAGGCCAACGGCGGCCCTGAGCTCCTGACGTTCGGCCACGCCCATGACAAGCACCCGTTGGCCCTTGCCGGCAGCGTCACTGAACACCCGGTCCTGGTAAGCGACGCAATCACCTCGCTGGCGCTCTCCACCGGCTCTGCGTCACTGGAACGCATCGCCTCCGGAACCGCGATTGACGCGGGCGGCCTGGTCCCGGACCTTGCCACGATCAACAGCTGGACTCAGGTTTTGGACGAAGTGGATCCCCTGGAGATGCTCGAGGTGCAGCTCTGCAACGTCACGGCGCCCTTCCTGCTGGTCAGCCGCCTCCGGGGCGCCATGAAGCGGTCCACGGCGCGGCGCAAGTACATCGTGAACGTCTCTGCCATGGAGGGACAGTTCTCCCGCGCCTACAAGGGCCCCGGCCACCCGCACACCAATATGGCCAAGGCGGCGCTGAACATGATGACCCGCACCAGCGCCCAGGAGATGCTGGACACGGACGGCATCCTGATGACGGCCGTGGATACCGGCTGGATCACGGACGAGCGCCCGCACTTCACCAAGGTCCGGCTCATGGAGGAAGGCTTCCATGCACCCCTCGACCTGGTGGACGGTGCGGCGCGGGTCTACGATCCGATCGTCATGGGTGAAAAGGGCGAGGACCAGTACGGCGTCTTCCTGAAGGATTACAAGCCCAGCCCCTGGTGA
- the glgC gene encoding glucose-1-phosphate adenylyltransferase, which translates to MPLTKKVLAIVLAGGEGNRLMPLTADRAKPAVPFAGSYRLIDFAISNLVNSRYLQIVVLTQYKSHSLDRHISEAWRMSTQLGNYVASVPAQQRVGKSWFLGSANAIYQSLNLIHDANPDIVVVVGADHVYRMDFAQMVEQHVLSGAKATVAAVRQPLHMADQFGVIEVDQNDPQKIAAFVEKPSSTPGLAADPSQFLASMGNYVFDADALVAALHVDAERLDTKHDMGGDIIPYFVNRGEAGVYDFTLNDIPGSTERDRTYWRDVGTIDSFYDAHMDLISPLPVFNLYNSEWPIYTRQSISPPAKFVRGKNNTVGTALDSIVANGVVISGGVVEGSVLSNDVYVATSARVIDSVLMDKVQVGEGAVINRAILDKNVKVPAGAAIGLDADLDRSRGFKVTDSGITVLAKGQQVPEPGDEERRLSARHLSQLPAAVKAAADQYPDMREAADKVTGAHAAAAAEAAPGARLR; encoded by the coding sequence ATGCCGTTGACCAAAAAAGTCCTGGCCATTGTCCTCGCAGGCGGCGAGGGAAACAGGCTGATGCCACTGACGGCAGACCGGGCCAAGCCTGCCGTGCCGTTTGCCGGCAGTTACCGCCTTATCGATTTCGCCATCTCCAATCTGGTGAATTCCCGCTATCTGCAAATCGTGGTTCTCACGCAATATAAATCCCACAGCCTCGACCGGCATATATCCGAAGCGTGGCGGATGTCCACCCAGCTGGGTAACTATGTCGCCTCCGTTCCCGCACAGCAGCGCGTAGGCAAGAGTTGGTTCCTGGGCAGCGCAAATGCCATCTACCAGTCCCTGAACCTGATCCATGACGCCAACCCCGACATCGTCGTCGTCGTTGGCGCAGACCACGTGTACCGTATGGACTTCGCCCAGATGGTGGAACAACACGTGCTCAGCGGGGCCAAAGCCACCGTGGCGGCCGTCCGGCAGCCGCTGCACATGGCGGACCAGTTCGGCGTCATCGAGGTGGACCAGAACGATCCGCAGAAGATCGCAGCATTCGTGGAGAAGCCTTCCAGCACCCCCGGGCTTGCTGCAGACCCCTCCCAGTTCCTGGCCTCCATGGGCAATTATGTCTTCGACGCCGATGCGTTGGTTGCTGCGCTGCATGTGGACGCCGAGCGTCTGGACACCAAGCACGACATGGGCGGGGACATCATCCCCTACTTCGTCAACAGGGGCGAGGCCGGCGTCTACGACTTCACGCTCAACGACATTCCGGGCTCCACCGAGCGCGACCGCACCTATTGGCGCGACGTGGGCACCATCGACTCGTTCTACGACGCCCACATGGACCTCATCTCCCCGCTGCCGGTGTTCAACCTCTACAACTCCGAGTGGCCCATCTACACCCGCCAGAGCATCTCCCCGCCCGCCAAGTTCGTCCGGGGCAAGAACAACACCGTGGGCACGGCGCTGGACTCCATCGTGGCCAACGGCGTGGTGATTTCCGGTGGCGTGGTGGAGGGCTCAGTACTGTCCAACGACGTCTACGTCGCAACCAGCGCCCGGGTCATCGATTCTGTCCTGATGGACAAAGTGCAGGTGGGCGAAGGGGCAGTCATCAACCGCGCCATCCTCGACAAGAACGTCAAGGTCCCTGCCGGTGCCGCCATCGGCCTCGACGCGGACCTGGACAGGTCACGCGGGTTCAAGGTCACGGACTCCGGCATCACCGTCCTCGCCAAGGGCCAGCAGGTCCCGGAACCCGGAGACGAGGAGCGCCGGCTCTCCGCACGGCACCTGAGCCAGCTGCCCGCTGCCGTTAAGGCGGCTGCTGACCAGTACCCCGACATGCGCGAGGCCGCGGACAAGGTGACCGGCGCCCACGCCGCCGCAGCAGCGGAAGCCGCGCCCGGCGCCAGGCTGCGCTGA
- the glgA gene encoding glycogen synthase: MRIDIVTKEFPPEIYGGAGVHVAELSRVLSKHVDLQVRAFGAPRDADYHGATVTSYQVPEDLGGANAAVQTLGVDLRIVPDVQGADLVHSHTWYANMAGHLASLLHGIPHVLSAHSLEPLRPWKAEQLGGGYALSSWVEKTAYEAAAAIIAVSEGMRQDILRSYPNVDPEKVRVVHNGIDVELWQRDENDDAVRALGIDPAKPSVVFVGRNTRQKGVPYLLRSAAKLPADVQLVLCLGAADTPELAAETAALIDDLKKQRTGVVLIERMLPRHELIQVLSHATAFACPSIYEPLGIVNLEAMACGAAVVASATGGIPEVVQHGETGLLVDLEQVTDGTGTPLDPEKFVTQFAAALTEVVSDPARARAMGQAGRERAEKHFSWESITETTLEVYRSVLPVGA, from the coding sequence GTGCGAATAGACATTGTGACTAAAGAGTTCCCGCCCGAGATCTACGGTGGCGCCGGAGTGCACGTAGCCGAACTGAGCAGGGTGCTTAGTAAGCACGTTGACCTGCAGGTTCGTGCTTTCGGTGCTCCCCGCGACGCCGACTACCACGGTGCCACCGTGACGTCGTACCAGGTTCCCGAGGACCTTGGCGGGGCCAACGCGGCCGTGCAGACCCTCGGCGTGGACCTGCGCATTGTGCCGGATGTGCAGGGCGCGGACCTGGTCCATTCGCACACCTGGTACGCCAACATGGCCGGTCATCTGGCCTCTCTGCTGCACGGAATTCCGCACGTTCTCAGCGCCCACAGCCTTGAGCCGCTGCGGCCCTGGAAAGCCGAGCAGCTGGGCGGCGGCTACGCGCTGTCCTCCTGGGTGGAGAAGACGGCCTATGAAGCGGCGGCGGCGATCATCGCCGTATCCGAGGGCATGCGCCAGGACATCCTGCGCAGCTACCCCAACGTTGACCCGGAAAAGGTCCGGGTAGTCCACAACGGCATTGACGTGGAGCTTTGGCAGCGTGACGAAAACGACGACGCCGTCCGCGCCCTGGGCATCGACCCCGCCAAGCCGAGCGTCGTCTTTGTGGGAAGAAACACACGCCAGAAAGGCGTTCCCTACCTCCTGCGCTCTGCAGCGAAACTTCCGGCTGACGTCCAGCTGGTCCTGTGCCTGGGCGCGGCGGACACCCCGGAACTGGCGGCCGAAACCGCAGCACTCATCGACGATCTGAAAAAGCAGCGCACAGGCGTGGTGCTCATTGAGCGGATGCTGCCGCGGCACGAGCTGATCCAGGTCCTCAGCCACGCCACCGCCTTCGCCTGCCCCTCCATCTACGAACCGCTGGGCATCGTCAACCTTGAAGCCATGGCCTGCGGCGCCGCAGTGGTGGCCAGTGCCACCGGCGGCATCCCCGAGGTGGTCCAGCATGGTGAAACCGGCCTGCTGGTGGATCTGGAACAGGTCACCGACGGCACCGGAACGCCCCTGGACCCGGAGAAGTTCGTTACCCAGTTCGCAGCCGCCCTCACCGAAGTGGTGTCCGATCCCGCACGTGCCCGGGCTATGGGGCAGGCAGGCCGCGAGCGCGCCGAAAAGCACTTCTCGTGGGAATCGATCACGGAAACCACCCTCGAGGTGTACCGCTCGGTGCTGCCGGTCGGAGCCTGA
- a CDS encoding acyl-CoA dehydrogenase has translation MTDVVDRPARKGLRPAATPAAKPVDESPAPAVDVEALGRQLLGKWADVRLQARDLAARSELHKIEGLTHTEHRARVFGQLKYLVDNEAVHRAFPSELGGSDDHGGNIAGFEELVVADPSLQIKAGVQWGLFGSAVMHLGTAEHHTKWLPGIMSLEIPGCFAMTETGHGSDVASIATTATYDPATEEFIIHTPFRAAWKDYIGNAANDGLGAVVFAQLVTRGVNHGVHAFYVDLRDPETKAFLPGIGGEDDGVKGGLNGIDNGRLHFDNVRVPRTNLLNRYGNVDADGTYTSPIASPGRRFFTMLGTLVQGRVSLDGAAVAASKVALKAAIQYATERRQFNASSHTEEEVLLDYQRHQRRLFTRLATTYAASFAHEQLLQKFDDVFSGAHDTDADRQDLETLAAALKPLSTWHALDTLQECREACGGAGFLIENRFASLRADLDVYVTFEGDNTVLLQLVAKRLLADYAKEFRNVDFGVLARYVVNQAAGAAVHRTGLRQVAQFMADTGSVQKAAIALRDEEGQRALLTDRVQTMVAEAGAALKGSKRLSQDKGAALFNRHQNELIDAAQAHAELLQWEAFTDALREVEDAGTRTVLTWLRDLFGLSLIEKNLSWYLMNGRLSMQRARTVGGYINRLLEKIRPHALDLVEAFGYGEEHVRAVIATGAEKSRQDEARAHFRSQRASGQAPVDEKVLIARTAGRKA, from the coding sequence ATGACTGACGTAGTGGACCGCCCCGCGCGCAAGGGGCTCCGTCCCGCCGCAACCCCTGCAGCCAAGCCCGTGGACGAAAGCCCCGCGCCCGCCGTCGACGTCGAGGCACTGGGCAGGCAACTCCTGGGCAAGTGGGCCGATGTACGGCTCCAGGCACGGGATCTGGCCGCCAGGTCGGAGCTTCACAAGATCGAAGGCCTGACGCACACGGAACACCGTGCCCGCGTGTTCGGCCAGCTCAAATACCTCGTGGACAATGAGGCGGTGCACCGGGCCTTTCCGTCAGAACTGGGCGGCTCGGACGACCACGGCGGCAACATCGCCGGCTTTGAGGAACTGGTGGTGGCGGACCCGTCGCTGCAGATCAAGGCAGGGGTCCAGTGGGGGCTCTTCGGATCCGCCGTGATGCACCTGGGGACCGCGGAGCACCACACCAAGTGGCTGCCCGGAATCATGAGCCTGGAAATCCCCGGCTGCTTCGCCATGACCGAGACCGGCCACGGCTCGGATGTGGCCAGCATTGCCACTACTGCAACCTATGACCCTGCCACCGAAGAGTTCATCATCCACACCCCGTTCCGCGCCGCCTGGAAGGACTACATCGGCAACGCGGCCAATGACGGCCTCGGCGCCGTCGTGTTCGCCCAGCTGGTCACCCGCGGCGTCAACCACGGCGTCCACGCCTTCTACGTGGACCTCCGGGATCCGGAGACCAAGGCGTTCCTGCCCGGCATCGGCGGGGAGGACGACGGCGTCAAGGGCGGCCTGAACGGCATCGACAACGGCCGGCTGCACTTCGACAACGTCCGGGTCCCCCGGACAAACCTCCTGAACCGGTACGGCAACGTCGACGCGGACGGAACCTACACGTCGCCCATCGCCAGCCCCGGCCGGCGCTTCTTTACGATGCTGGGCACCCTGGTCCAGGGCCGCGTGTCACTGGACGGCGCGGCCGTGGCCGCCTCCAAGGTGGCCCTGAAAGCCGCCATCCAGTACGCCACCGAACGCCGCCAGTTCAACGCGTCCTCGCACACCGAGGAAGAAGTCCTGCTCGACTACCAGCGGCACCAGCGGCGCCTGTTCACCCGTCTGGCCACCACCTACGCGGCCAGCTTTGCGCACGAGCAGCTGCTGCAGAAGTTCGACGACGTCTTCTCCGGCGCCCACGACACTGACGCAGACCGCCAGGACCTGGAAACCCTGGCCGCAGCGCTGAAGCCCCTCAGTACCTGGCACGCCCTGGACACCCTGCAGGAATGCCGTGAAGCCTGCGGCGGTGCCGGCTTCCTGATCGAAAACCGGTTCGCCTCGTTGCGCGCCGACCTCGACGTGTACGTCACCTTCGAGGGAGACAACACGGTGCTGCTCCAGTTGGTAGCCAAGCGCCTGCTGGCCGACTACGCCAAGGAGTTCCGGAACGTGGACTTCGGAGTGCTGGCCCGTTATGTGGTGAACCAGGCCGCCGGAGCTGCCGTGCACCGCACCGGCCTGCGCCAGGTGGCCCAGTTCATGGCTGACACGGGGTCGGTCCAGAAGGCCGCAATCGCCCTCCGTGACGAGGAAGGCCAGCGCGCCCTGCTCACTGACCGGGTGCAGACCATGGTGGCTGAGGCCGGTGCTGCTTTGAAGGGCAGCAAGCGCCTGTCGCAGGACAAGGGCGCGGCCCTGTTCAACCGACACCAGAATGAACTCATCGACGCCGCCCAGGCGCACGCTGAACTGCTGCAGTGGGAGGCGTTCACGGACGCCCTCCGCGAGGTGGAAGATGCGGGTACCAGGACGGTCCTCACCTGGCTGCGTGACCTCTTCGGCCTGTCCCTGATTGAGAAGAACCTGTCCTGGTACCTCATGAACGGCCGCCTCTCCATGCAGCGGGCCCGCACGGTGGGCGGCTATATCAACAGGTTGCTGGAGAAGATCCGCCCGCACGCCCTGGACCTGGTGGAGGCCTTCGGGTACGGCGAGGAGCACGTCCGCGCGGTCATCGCCACAGGCGCCGAAAAGAGCCGCCAGGACGAGGCGCGTGCGCACTTCCGCAGCCAGCGGGCCAGCGGGCAGGCCCCGGTGGACGAGAAAGTCCTGATTGCCAGGACGGCGGGCCGGAAGGCCTAA
- a CDS encoding TetR/AcrR family transcriptional regulator has translation MEGSSGHKWLPIPSVPDTLGIVNLQDTHSPLTIEVPSLTSPDGRSSRWQSHREERRRELIKQARRAVHVLGSDASMEDIATAAGTSKSVFYRYFGDKAGLQQAVGEVVLSQMQHRIQEAAQSALTPREGLLAMVSAYLQMADTSPNVYTFVTSYAPGDTAGPAHPAAPGGPLGPFFDAIADMIATPMRSHLGDVRETVIGYWPKAAIGLVRNAGEQWLSTPDSAAKPDQETMARQITAWLCVGIVPELTPASPTTKLSAKEGL, from the coding sequence ATGGAGGGCTCCTCTGGTCACAAGTGGTTACCGATACCCAGCGTACCTGATACGCTGGGTATCGTGAACCTTCAGGACACGCACTCCCCCCTCACCATCGAAGTGCCCTCGCTTACCAGCCCCGACGGGCGTTCTTCCCGCTGGCAGAGCCACCGCGAGGAACGGCGCAGGGAACTTATCAAGCAGGCCCGCCGCGCGGTGCACGTCCTGGGCAGCGACGCTTCCATGGAGGACATCGCCACAGCAGCCGGAACGTCGAAGTCCGTCTTCTACCGTTACTTCGGGGACAAGGCAGGGCTGCAGCAGGCGGTGGGTGAGGTGGTGCTCAGCCAGATGCAGCACCGTATCCAGGAGGCCGCCCAAAGTGCCCTCACGCCGCGGGAGGGCCTGCTCGCCATGGTTTCGGCCTACCTCCAGATGGCCGATACCAGCCCCAACGTCTACACCTTCGTCACCAGCTACGCGCCAGGTGATACCGCCGGCCCCGCGCACCCAGCTGCGCCCGGCGGACCGCTGGGCCCCTTTTTTGACGCCATCGCGGACATGATCGCCACTCCCATGCGGTCACACCTCGGCGACGTCAGGGAAACCGTCATCGGCTATTGGCCAAAGGCGGCAATCGGCCTGGTACGGAATGCCGGCGAACAATGGCTGAGCACCCCGGATTCCGCTGCCAAACCTGACCAGGAGACCATGGCCCGCCAGATCACGGCGTGGCTGTGCGTGGGCATCGTCCCCGAACTCACTCCCGCTTCACCGACCACCAAGTTATCCGCCAAAGAAGGACTGTGA
- a CDS encoding 3-oxoacyl-ACP reductase — protein sequence MADTYSQLVNSGLGRNLAKKLGLPQPAVLRRYQPGQPLVTGPVVVLGDTPGADKLAAELLSWDLDVRRHAVPAEKLGAIILVLDELGHPADLEKPVLAAAGSLRDLRAGGRIITLSRPASEASSPAAAAARQGVDGFLRSLAKELRAGATGNGVVLSDGTTATSPSALGAVRFLLSGRSAFVDGQFLTVSTEDGSLPTDPEQPLSGKVAVVTGAARGIGAQIARTLHRDGATLILVDIPAAGDQLATVANGVRGTALQLDITGADAGQRIIDHAVQRHGRLDILVHNAGVTRDKLLANMDQARWNAVININIAAQLRINEALLASEHFRVAPRIVSVASTSGIAGNRGQTNYAASKAGVMGMVRATAPLLASHGGTINAVAPGFIETEMTARIPFAVREVARRLNSLQQGGLPSDVAETIAFLASDAAGGINGEVLRVCGQNLVGA from the coding sequence ATGGCGGACACATACTCACAACTGGTCAACAGCGGCCTTGGCCGCAACCTGGCAAAGAAGCTCGGCCTTCCGCAACCCGCGGTCCTTCGCCGCTACCAGCCCGGGCAGCCACTGGTGACCGGACCCGTCGTCGTCCTCGGTGATACTCCGGGGGCGGACAAGCTCGCTGCAGAACTGCTGTCCTGGGACCTCGACGTTCGGCGGCACGCCGTCCCGGCCGAAAAGCTGGGAGCCATCATCCTGGTCCTTGATGAGCTCGGACATCCGGCAGACCTGGAAAAGCCGGTGCTGGCGGCGGCAGGGTCCCTCCGGGACCTGCGGGCCGGCGGCCGGATCATCACCTTGTCCCGCCCGGCGTCGGAAGCGTCCTCGCCCGCAGCCGCGGCAGCACGGCAGGGGGTGGACGGCTTTCTACGGTCCCTGGCCAAGGAACTGCGGGCAGGTGCAACAGGGAACGGGGTCGTCCTTTCTGACGGCACCACCGCCACCAGCCCCAGCGCCCTGGGCGCCGTAAGGTTCCTCCTCTCCGGCCGGTCAGCGTTCGTTGACGGACAGTTCCTCACGGTGTCAACGGAGGACGGCAGTCTTCCCACAGACCCGGAGCAGCCGCTGTCAGGCAAGGTGGCCGTTGTGACCGGCGCGGCCCGCGGCATCGGTGCCCAGATCGCCAGGACGCTGCACCGCGATGGTGCCACCTTGATCCTGGTCGACATTCCTGCGGCAGGCGACCAGCTGGCCACGGTAGCAAACGGGGTGCGCGGCACCGCGCTGCAGCTCGACATCACCGGCGCGGATGCGGGCCAGCGGATCATCGACCATGCCGTGCAGCGGCACGGGCGGCTGGACATCCTGGTGCATAACGCCGGCGTCACGCGGGACAAGCTCCTGGCCAACATGGACCAGGCACGGTGGAACGCGGTGATCAACATCAACATTGCCGCCCAGCTCCGTATCAATGAGGCACTGCTGGCATCCGAACACTTCCGGGTGGCACCGCGTATTGTTTCAGTGGCCTCCACCAGCGGCATCGCCGGAAACCGGGGACAAACCAATTACGCCGCGTCCAAGGCCGGAGTGATGGGAATGGTGCGTGCCACAGCACCCCTGCTCGCGTCCCACGGCGGCACCATCAATGCCGTGGCTCCCGGATTCATTGAAACCGAGATGACGGCGCGCATTCCCTTTGCCGTCCGCGAGGTGGCACGACGGCTGAACTCGCTGCAGCAGGGCGGCCTGCCGTCCGATGTCGCGGAGACCATCGCGTTCCTGGCCAGCGACGCCGCGGGCGGGATCAACGGGGAGGTGCTGCGGGTGTGCGGGCAGAACCTGGTGGGGGCATGA